One genomic window of Glycine soja cultivar W05 chromosome 9, ASM419377v2, whole genome shotgun sequence includes the following:
- the LOC114366973 gene encoding auxin-induced protein 6B-like, translated as MGFRFPAIRRASFNANQAASKSVQVPKGYVAVYVGENMRRFVIPISYLNQPSFQDLLSQAEEEFGYDHPMGGLTIPCSEDVFQQTTSRLNEQ; from the coding sequence ATGGGTTTCCGTTTTCCTGCCATTCGACGGGCATCATTCAACGCTAACCAAGCAGCTTCAAAATCAGTACAAGTTCCGAAGGGCTATGTTGCAGTCTATGTTGGAGAAAATATGAGGAGGTTCGTGATCCCCATATCATACTTAAACCAACCTTCATTCCAAGACTTATTGAGTCAAGCTGAGGAAGAGTTTGGATATGATCATCCCATGGGTGGCCTCACAATTCCTTGCAGTGAAGATGTCTTCCAACAGACAACTTCTCGCTTAAATGAACAATAA